A section of the Centroberyx gerrardi isolate f3 chromosome 8, fCenGer3.hap1.cur.20231027, whole genome shotgun sequence genome encodes:
- the LOC139928037 gene encoding hydroxycarboxylic acid receptor 3-like gives MLDTCVIDGDLLSQLLPPLLVTEFVLGVLGNGLALWIFCFHLKPWKSSTVFLFNLALADFLLNVALPFRASYYFSGINWTFGDAFCNISLFSLAMNRGGSVFFLMAIAVDRYMRVVHPHHPINSMSLFKAVWCAAGLWVLTISLNVHLLTNSHHFRAGNSIKCESFTHKDRLHSTVFLLEFLLSLGIILFCTKRISSQLQVRGLVKEVRICRVQRCLRLVTVMFIICFLPSNFTWVLIWLRNNGDASIASKRDCDIQKALDTTFYITISLTYLNSMLDPIVYCFFSPSFKRICKQVLKLDARKSKKVMKQGGQQMYRPSISHSAVSVPVTNSKKQSSTEEQN, from the coding sequence ATGTTGGACACTTGTGTCATTGATGGGGACTTACTTTCTCAACTCCTGCCTCCGCTGCTGGTGACAGAGTTTGTTCTGGGTGTCCTTGGTAATGGTTTGGCTCTCTGGATCTTCTGCTTCCACCTGAAGCCCTGGAAGAGCAGCACGGTCTTTCTCTTCAACCTGGCGCTGGCTGACTTCCTGCTCAACGTGGCTCTGCCTTTCCGTGCTAGCTACTACTTCTCTGGGATCAACTGGACTTTCGGAGACGCTTTCTGCAACATTTCGCTCTTCTCTCTGGCTATGAATCGCGGGGGAAGCGTCTTCTTCTTGATGGCCATCGCTGTGGACAGGTACATGCGTGTGGTGCACCCCCACCATCCCATCAACTCCATGAGCCTTTTTAAAGCTGTGTGGTGTGCTGCTGGACTGTGGGTGCTCACTATATCTTTGAATGTGCACTTACTGACCAACTCTCACCACTTCAGAGCTGGGAACTCCATCAAATGTGAGAGTTTCACCCACAAGGACAGGCTGCACAGCACCGTGTTTCTCCTAGAGTTCCTCCTGTCTCTTGGGATAATACTCTTCTGTACCAAGCGAATTTCAAGCCAGCTGCAGGTCAGAGGATTGGTCAAGGAGGTCAGAATCTGTCGAGTTCAGAGGTGCCTCAGATTGGTTACAGTTATGTTCATTATCTGCTTCCTCCCTAGCAACTTCACATGGGTCCTTATATGGCTGAGGAACAACGGGGACGCTTCGATTGCTAGTAAGAGAGACTGTGATATCCAAAAGGCCCTGGACACCACCTTCTACATCACCATCAGCCTGACCTATCTCAACAGCATGCTGGATCCCATAGTCTACTGTTTCTTTAGCCCTTCATTCAAGAGGATTTGCAAGCAGGTCTTGAAGCTTGATGCGAGAAAGAGCAAAAAAGTCATGAAACAAGGTGGTCAACAAATGTACCGGCCCTCGATATCTCACTCAGCGGTCTCAGTTCCAGTCACTAACAGTAAAAAACAGTCATCTACAGAAGAGCAAAACTGA
- the LOC139928049 gene encoding hydroxycarboxylic acid receptor 2-like produces MQCNFTGTLLITVLPPVLLIEFLLGVLGNGLALWIFCFHLKPWKSSTVLLFNLALADFLLNVALPFRASYYLSGINWTFGDAFCNISLFMLAMNRSGSIFFLMAIAVDRYMRVVHPHHPINSLSVSKAACGAVVLWLLTISMTAHLLTIPWRNTTYCESFMIQTEHSLNVTWHKSMFVLSFYVPLAVILYCTFHIIGYLRGRQLAQQAKIKKALCFITVVVVLFIICFLPSNITQLLIWYRTKKVANTLPPPQVCAALEDLNTAFYITISLTYLNSMLDPVVYYFSSPAFKNICRRAVHLRQTEVTGDSSEKKTRETGSQSISQL; encoded by the coding sequence atgcaatgcaatttcACTGGAACTCTACTAATCACTGTGCTGCCTCCAGTGCTGTTGATTGAGTTTCTTCTGGGTGTCCTTGGTAATGGTTTGGCTCTCTGGATCTTCTGCTTCCACCTGAAGCCCTGGAAGAGCAGCACCGTCTTACTCTTCAACCTGGCGCTGGCTGACTTCCTGCTCAACGTGGCTCTGCCCTTCCGTGCTAGCTACTACTTGTCTGGCATCAACTGGACTTTTGGAGACGCTTTCTGCAACATTTCGCTCTTCATGTTGGCAATGAACCGTAGTGGAAGTATCTTTTTCCTAATGGCCATTGCTGTGGACAGGTACATGCGTGTGGTGCATCCCCATCACCCCATTAACTCTTTGAGTGTCTCCAAAGCAGCATGTGGTGCAGTTGTACTGTGGTTGCTCACAATTTCAATGACGGCTCATCTCCTCACTATACCGTGGAGGAACACAACCTACTGTGAAAGTTTTATGATTCAGACCGAACACAGTCTTAATGTGACTTGGCATAAATCCATGTTTGTCTTGTCCTTCTACGTGCCTCTGGCTGTGATTCTCTACTGCACCTTCCATATTATTGGCTATTTGAGAGGGAGGCAGCTGGCCCAGCAGGCAAAGATCAAGAAGGCTCTGTGCTTCATCACTGTAGTGGTGGTGCTCTTCATCATTTGTTTCCTGCCAAGCAACATCACACAGCTTCTGATCTGGTACAGGACCAAAAAGGTCGCAAACACCCTTCCTCCACCTCAAGTCTGTGCCGCGCTGGAGGACCTGAACACGGCATTTTACATCACCATCAGCCTGACGTATCTCAACAGCATGTTGGATCCTGTGGTCTACTACTTCTCCAGTCCTGCCTTCAAGAACATCTGCAGGAGAGCTGTTCATCTGAGACAAACCGAGGTCACTGGGGACAGCAGTGAGAAGAAAACTCGAGAAACAGGCTCCCAGTCCATCAGCCAACTGTGA